The Fulvivirga maritima genome segment AGCTCCCTGCCAGCCTGAGGTAACAGGCACCACAGCGAAACCTGCAAACACAAAGGTGAATACTAATATTGGAGCTATTAAAAATAACTTCTTATCCGCCTTGGTGGGCACAATGTCTTCCTTCTGTAACAGCTTCACCAAGTCAGCCACTGTTTGTAGGATACCGTAATACCCGACTTCCATAGGCCCATATCTATCCTGAATAAATGCTGAAACCTTTCGTTCGGCATAAATAGCTAACACCGCGAACAGTAAAAGAAAAGGAAGAAAAAACAGAATAGTTGACATTATTATCTAGTTAGCTGACTCGCAAATTAAGAAATTACTACTGAAAACACCATTTTACTGACTAACTCAATGCCATTTACAAAACTGAATTACCAAAATTATATTTTGATTTTCAATTTAAACACATCGAATCAATCCCACAAAGGATATTTCTCCAAATTTACTTTTTGTCTAAAGAAAATCTTGGTCGAAGCCTCAAAAGATTCAGTATAATCTGAAACCAAAAAGTGATCTTCCACCAAACCTGGTTGCTGATTGAGCATATCCAGCTCTTGCAAAAAGCTTTTGAGATACCTGGCTGTAATCTCAGAAGAATCCAGCACCTGCACTTTACCCTGGTAGTAGTTTTCTATCTGCTTTTTTACCAGCGGATAGTGTGTACAACCTAGAATTAAAGCCTCAATACCCTCAAACATGGCATCGCTCAGGTATTCATCAATAATCTCACTGCTTATCTTATTATTAAAAAAACCTTCTTCAATCATAGGAACTAATAATGGTGTAGCCTGAGAAACCAAATCAATACCCTGCCCCAGCTGATCTATTTTAGTAGCATAGATATTTGACTGGATAGTACGCTTAGTTCCTATAAGGCCAATTTTAGTAGCGTTAAATTTCTCCTTGACATAATTAATCATAGGATCAATCACATTCACTACTTTAGCCCTACTGCCAACATATTCCTTCAGCAGCTCATAAGCTGCCGAGCTGGCAGAATTACAGGCAATAACAATGACTTTGCAACCTCTATTAAGCAACACATCCGCTATTTTTACCGAATAGGCCTGAACTGCCGCTTCTGATTTATCTCCATAGGGCAAGTGAGCCGTGTCTCCAAAATAGATCATAGACTCCTCAGGAAGCACGTTTCTAATAGCATGTGCTACAGTAAGCCCTCCTATCCCACTATCAAAAATCCCAACCGGCTTTGCTTTTTTGCTTGTCATTTAAATTTATTATTACTTCCTGATGGCAAATCTATTATTAAAGAGTCA includes the following:
- the murI gene encoding glutamate racemase, encoding MTSKKAKPVGIFDSGIGGLTVAHAIRNVLPEESMIYFGDTAHLPYGDKSEAAVQAYSVKIADVLLNRGCKVIVIACNSASSAAYELLKEYVGSRAKVVNVIDPMINYVKEKFNATKIGLIGTKRTIQSNIYATKIDQLGQGIDLVSQATPLLVPMIEEGFFNNKISSEIIDEYLSDAMFEGIEALILGCTHYPLVKKQIENYYQGKVQVLDSSEITARYLKSFLQELDMLNQQPGLVEDHFLVSDYTESFEASTKIFFRQKVNLEKYPLWD